DNA sequence from the Penicillium psychrofluorescens genome assembly, chromosome: 3 genome:
CCCATCTGACTATTGGGCATCTGGCGTGGACCGTTGTGTCGGGGAAGAATCTCAAATACCCAGAGCCCGGACGGACGGAACGAGACGAAAGATCCGGAGGAATTCGTTGGCGGACGCACTGATCGACCGGGACGGTGTGACAGCAGCCAGCACCCACTCGAGCCAACACAATACAGAGCTAGGTCGGGGACTACTGAACCGAGGATCTTCGGATCAGGACGCCCATCCCTGGGTCCTGTACATCCGACTCTTGAGATCCCCGCTTCGTGCATCCTGCTTGGGGCCTCTCGTTGCCCGAGGCCTAGAGTTCCAGCCTGGGCTCGTATCGTAAGGGACCTCTCCTGCAAGTGCTGGACCTCGGGGCGTCTCGGTGACAATAGTGTGTCCGTCAAGCAGGCAGGAGGAGGGTCCGATCTCCAATGTGACATGTCTGATCGACCCGATGCCTCCGATCCCTTGTGTGGCTTACCTGGATCAGGAAAAAGAAATTACCAAAAACAATCTGTGGCGGTGCGCAAATCCTCATCTGTCACGCCCGTATCTGATGGATGCACGTATTTGTCACAGTGGATGTGTGTGATGATCCCAGGGATTCGTTCAGCCACAGACGCCCACCGGACTTCCGGCTCAGATTTCATGGTCCGGATCGGGATCCTGGAAGTACGTGATAGTCGTTCATCACATCTCTATCGGTGCATTGTACACGAATCATCCCGTACAATATACAGTACATTCTGTCCTGTGAGGACGCAGGATGCCAGCTCGAGGCAAGTGCTATTGTGATAGTCAGGAGCGTATGCATTGGTGTACAGaaacagcagcaggagcagcacCTCGACCCGTGCGCCGCATGCAACCTGACCTCTCTCATTTTCCCCTTGCATCCACGTTttgcaaaaaaaaaaaaacctggAAATCATATTCGGGTACCAAAGGTACATACATGCAGTACAAAGAAACAGCattttcttccatttcaaGCTCTGCATGACAATGCTTATTGTTGCCCGGGCAAAAACCGCTTCGATGCATCTGGTGACTGGTGTTGTACATGAACTCCGGTTCCCAGGGCAGCTGAAGCGCCACTCACGTAGAGGGTCGGAGGAGGCACCCGCCGCGGAAGGTTCAGCCTCGTTGGCGGTCCAGACAAAGAAATTAAACCTTGACCGGGAGCTGTGGTCACACATCACTCTGCAGACAATCTTGAGTCAGGTAGATGGCAGGGGAGAGTTTTAGAGATAGGCGCCGTGCAAAAGACAATTATCCATAGCGTTTCAATGTAGGTAGTCTAGATAATCCGAAATATATACAGTGCACATGAACCATCTGAAACACCGGGGTCCCCTCTATGATCATAATTTCCAGTCCAGTGCATTCACCTGCAGTGGTGCACACTTGAAACTACTGATAGGCATTCTTGATCTCAAGCTGGACGCGCCCATCCTCGACGCTCTTGACGGAAATGCTGCGCAGGTCCTCGACGATCCAGTCGGCACCGGCAGCCTGGAGTTGCTCCAGTGAGTGGGTCGTAGTGAGCGCAATGACCTGGAACCCAGCTGCTTTGCCGGCTTTGATCCCTGAAGGGGcatcctccagcaccacaaTCGACGAAGAGTGTTCGAGGCCCAGCTTCTTCCGGCCTAGCAGGTAGCAGCGCGGGTCTGGCTTGCCCAGCTCCACgtcctccgccaccaccagcatcttGGGATGTGTCAAGCCGAGCACTTCCAGCCAGCCGTCAATCAGCGCGCGCGTGCCGGACGTCACAACGCCCCAGCGGGCGCCTGAGCTCTCCAGTGCGTCGAGGAGATCCCGGCCACCGGGGATCTCACGGGCGTCGGAGCCGTATTCTTTTGGGATTCGGCCTTCAATAAAGTTCACATCTGGGTGGAAGGGGCCATGTTAGACATATTGCAGCGAGATATATCATAGTAGTGTACTCACACTCCCAATTGGCCTTGCTGGGGTCGTATAGTTGCATGGTGTCGATGCTTCGTCGGCCATGCGAGGTGGCTAGGATGGCCTCTGGATCGACACCCAGCTCACTAGCAAGTCTGATTGAGATAAACAGTGAGAAAGGCTGCAATATCGGGATTGGCATCGTTGGGACACACTTACAGGTGCCAATGTTTGACAATTGCTGTTCGAACCATGGCAATCAGCTCTTGATTCAATTGCGGCTGTGGGAGAGGTACGCACCGTCGGTTGAGTCTACAATCGTTCCATCAAAGTCGGAGAGCACACCGTCAAACGAGTGCACCTGCGGCGGCGCGGAGAAAGTGCCTGTGGCGGAAGGAGACATGGCGGGGGCGGGGTGAAGGGAGATGCGCTGCGGGCGAAGTGATATTTTCAGAGGGTGGGGGGGGTATGTGTAGAATGAGAATCAATGTCGTAAATGAATGAATATATATGTACCTCGGTAGGTAGAGACCGAACACAAATCCAGgcaagaaatcaaagaaagaggaaagagcgAAAGAACATTGAAGTAATTGTCGGACTGACCCGAATCAAGTAGATCACCCGACTGGAGATCGGCGAAACCATTGTTCCGCTTATCGCACTTTTTTTTGCCCGATTTTGTTGCTTTCTGGTCTTGGCTTCACCTTTGTGTTTTCACATCAAGAGAGTGCCACCATGGTCAAGATAGGTATGCTTTTTTGGTTGTCTACCATGCGATTGAACATGGAGAAACTAACCCAGACCAACAGGCAAGCACTCCAAGCGGACGCCCGTCCGGTTACGGCACAAGATTCAGAAGTCGTCGGTGGccaagcagaagaaagagcgGAAGCTGGCTAAGAAGGTATTTATTCTCACTGCCGTTGGCCTGTTATCGCAGATTCTGACTGCCATCCCCTGTCATAGAACCCCGAATGGCGgtccaagatcaagaaggacccTGGCATTCCCAACCTCTTCCCATTCAAGGACAAGCTTCTGCATGAGatcgaagagaagaaacgcCTGAAGACAGAGGAACAGCAGCGGATTCGGGAGGAGGCCCGCGCTCGTCGCAACCAGACCCAGCCAGACGCAAATGGCAACCAGGCAGTGGACCtga
Encoded proteins:
- a CDS encoding uncharacterized protein (ID:PFLUO_005288-T1.cds;~source:funannotate) produces the protein MSPSATGTFSAPPQVHSFDGVLSDFDGTIVDSTDAIVKHWHLLASELGVDPEAILATSHGRRSIDTMQLYDPSKANWEYVNFIEGRIPKEYGSDAREIPGGRDLLDALESSGARWGVVTSGTRALIDGWLEVLGLTHPKMLVVAEDVELGKPDPRCYLLGRKKLGLEHSSSIVVLEDAPSGIKAGKAAGFQVIALTTTHSLEQLQAAGADWIVEDLRSISVKSVEDGRVQLEIKNAYQ